One genomic window of Aricia agestis chromosome 7, ilAriAges1.1, whole genome shotgun sequence includes the following:
- the LOC121728613 gene encoding histone-lysine N-methyltransferase Suv4-20, whose protein sequence is MVVGSNTYPGRQALHKMQPMGMTPRELSEYDDLATALIVDPYLDITTHKMNIRYRPLKTNKEELKNIIKEFIQTQDYNKAYTKLAGGEWMPRHFSKNKHQQNKLRDHIYRYLRVFDKKAGFVIEPCYRYSLEGRVGAKISTTKKFFKHERIDFLVGCIAEMTEEEEKQLLHPGKNDFSVMYSCRKNCAQLWLGPAAYINHDCRPTCTFEATDRGKAFVRVLRDIEVGEEITCFYGEDFFGNGNCYCECETCERRGKGAFSVQSSSNNEEVSRYRFRETDNRINRTKAKQTQKQVNGKNSEKTRISNRQVSTNIVSPLSMKEMKQKGLTRYDAELLIAQGCIADVIDGPVKESQGSRESSASSRSERLRRRTDSNKVVNGNTTSTTVTQTKTPSSRCCSITSSRSSRDSHSGIVLRSHKKLNDGVQSSSTKSKNSVKSNSETKVSKNNSSSIKIEPEVCEVDGNKLLSKDDQEMNPTPESSSSDMLSSNDAEKCDTKESLTKCEKMSTDSDGTKTNTSKIERNEQNSIENVKCVSEVECLKSEISDFRENVNPSECNDSSNKINNKQHKGDISSRTEEVKKESDTAPPWLVDNSNKSSECPCTPPRRGLKLTLRVKRSPVVEEVMDCGGVSEVQEYEVLRLEGVDPETARRLKKRRRSKERHRKHSPIRPLPPMKRLRLIFGNESRTIDLPTAMSAD, encoded by the exons ATGGTTGTTGGATCAAATACTTATCCAGGGAGGCAAGCACTCCACAAAATGCAGCCCATGGGTATGACTCCTCGTGAGCTGTCAGAATACGACGACTTGGCGACCGCCCTGATAGTGGATCCGTATCTCGACATTACAACACACAAAATGAACATTCGATACAGGCCTCTCAAAACAAACAaagaagaattaaaaaatattatcaaggaGTTTATTCAAACACAAGACTACAATAAAGCTTACACCAAGTTAGCAGGTGGAGAATGGATGCCTAGACactttagtaaaaataaacatCAACAAAACAAACTGAGGGATCAT ATTTATAGATACCTTCGGGTGTTTGACAAGAAAGCTGGATTTGTTATTGAACCATGCTACAGGTACTCCTTGGAAGGAAGAGTGGGGGCTAAAATTTCcacaacaaaaaagttttttaaacatGAGAGAATTGACTTCCTAGTTGGATGTATAGCAGAAATGACCGAAGAAGAGGAGAAACAACTGCTGCATCCAGGTAAAAATGACTTTTCAGTGATGTATAGCTGCAGAAAAAATTGTGCACAATTATGGCTGGGTCCAGCGGCTTACATTAACCATGACTGCAGACCGACATGCACATTTGAAGCTACTGACCGGGGCAAAGCTTTTGTCCGTGTACTGCGAGACATTGAAGTCGGTGAGGAAATTACTTGTTTTTATGGTGAAGATTTTTTTGGTAATGGCAATTGTTATTGTGAATGTGAAACTTGTGAAAGAAGAGGTAAAGGTGCATTCTCTGTACAGAGCTCATCTAATAATGAGGAAGTTTCCAGATATAGATTTAGAGAAACTGACAATAGAATCAATAGGACTAAAGCTAAGCAAACTCAGAAACAGGTGAATGGTAAGAATTCAGAGAAAACTCGAATATCAAACAGACAGGTGTCAACTAATATAGTGTCACCGCTTAGTATGAAGGAAATGAAGCAAAAGGGGCTCACGCGATATGATGCTGAACTACTGATAGCTCAGGGTTGTATAGCCGACGTTATAGATGGGCCAGTTAAAGAGAGTCAGGGAAGTAGGGAGTCATCAGCTTCAAGTAGGAGTGAGAGATTACGAAGACGGACTGATAGTAATAAAGTAGTTAATGGCAATACAACAAGTACTACTGTAACACAGACAAAAACACCTTCCTCACGCTGTTGTAGCATCACCAGCTCACGAAGCAGTCGAGATTCACATTCTGGCATAGTTTTGAGAAGCCATAAAAAACTGAATGATGGCGTACAGTCTTCTAGTACTAAAAGTAAAAATAGTGTAAAGTCAAACTCTGAAACaaaagtaagtaaaaataatagtagTTCCATAAAAATAGAACCAGAAGTGTGTGAAGTTGatggtaataaattattatcaaaagatGACCAGGAAATGAATCCGACTCCTGAAAGCTCCAGTTCAGACATGCTTTCATCCAATGATGCAGAGAAATGTGATACTAAAGAATCTCTgacaaaatgtgaaaaaatgtcAACCGATTCAGATGGCACAAAGACAAATACTTCAAAGATTGAAAGAAATGAGCAAAATTCAATAGAGAATGTTAAGTGTGTGAGTGAAGTTGAATGTTTGAAAAGTGAAATAAGTGACTTTAGAGAAAATGTAAACCCAAGTGAATGTAATGAtagtagtaataaaataaataataagcaaCATAAGGGTGATATTTCAAGTAGGACTGAGGAAGTTAAGAAAGAATCTGACACTGCACCTCCTTGGTTAgttgacaattcaaataaaagtaGTGAGTGTCCATGTACACCTCCTAGAAGAGGCTTGAAGCTAACTTTGAGAGTTAAAAGAAGTCCAGTAGTCGAGGAAGTAATGGATTGTGGTGGCGTATCTGAAGTGCAGGAATATGAGGTGCTCCGACTTGAGGGAGTAGACCCAGAAACGGCACGACGTCTCAAAAAGAGACGCAGGTCGAAGGAGCGTCACCGCAAACATAGTCCTATCCGTCCCCTGCCTCCAATGAAACGCTTACGATTAATTTTCGGCAACGAAAGCCGAACTATAGATTTACCCACTGCCATGTCAGCAGACTGA